In the Candidatus Methanosphaera massiliense genome, ACCAAGATCATAGTATGATGAGAGTCTGTTACCATCCCCTGGTTCTATTTGTATTTCCGCTACATCAGGATATTTTGGCATAGGTGTGTTATCAGTTATTTTAACTGTACCATCTTGTCCAATAGTTACGGTTTGGAATTCATAACCATCATTTAGTGATTGATCATCTCTAGAATAGAATATTCTTACTTTGATTGTTTTTCCAGCAGCATTAGTTCCAAAGTTTAATGTGGCTGTTTCACCAGTATTTGGATTACCATCCGAATAAAATGTTACTGATGAAGGATATCCTGGACCAATATCAGATGATGAAGTTGACTGTGTACTTGAACTACTGGATGAACTTGCAGAATTACCTCCTGAATTTGAGCTACTATTGTTGTTAGTTACTGTTGCCTGTGTAGTGTTCTGGTTTGTATTATTATTTTCATCATGGTTGTCAAGTACAATAATTGCTGTTGCTGCTATTATTACAGTACAAATAATTATACAGATACATATTATTAACACTGAATTGTCCCTCATTAATTCACCTCCCACTATAAATTATCGTTAATAGTCCAGATTTAATTATAAGTAATTAGACTAGTTATTATCTAATTATTTGTAAAATATAGTAGTTATAATTTTTAATTCTAATCTAAAAAAAAATAGTAGGTGTGGTGGTGAGTTTTCATCTTTTTTTTAGTAATCCTCTGTTTTTGCTGGTAGTTTTGTTATTATTAGTGGTAATATGAATAGTACTCCGAATAGTATTAGTTCTACTGTTGTTGTTAGTGTATCTGATGTTAACATGTTAGATATGATTCCTGTTATCCATATTATAAATACTACTACTGGCAGTATGTATTTTATTAGTGTTATCCATGTTTTTCCTAGTTTTAGGAATGTTGCATTCTTGTTAATATTAGCTAGTATGTCATCAATTCCATATATCCAGGCTATGAGTATTATTTCAATGATTACATTTAGAACTACTCCGAAGTTGTTGGCGAATGTGTCAAATATTCCCAGTAGTGTTGATCCCATGGATGTTCCAAACATTAGTGATATTAGTATTCCTAGTATACATGTTATTGTTACACTTTTTGACCTGTTGAAGTTAAATTTCTCACTTAATGCTAGTGCTATTGGTTCTATTACTGATATATTTGATGTTAATCCTGCAAATAGTAGACATAAGAAGAATAATGGTCCTATTATATATCCGAATATTCCCATTGCATTGAAGATTTGTGGAAATACTATGAATGCTAGTCCTGTTCCCTGTGTCACTAGTTGGTCTAGTGGTATGTTATTTGTTGTACTCATAAATCCTAGTATACTGAATACTCCTATTGCTGTGAATAATTCAAATGAACAATTACTTATTGCTACTATCAGAGCATTTTTTGGTATGTTTGTCTCTTCCGGCAGGTAGCTTGCATATGCTATACTGATACACATTCCCACACTTAATGAGAACAGTATTTGTCCAAATGCAGATAGCCATATGTTTACATTGGTAAGTGTGCTTGGCTGTGGTGTTAGCAGTGTCATTATACCAATACTTGCTCCCGGTAGAGTTACTGCGAATAATACTATAATTATCATCATTACAAACAGTAATGGGATAAATATCTTATTAAATCGTCCTACTCCATCATTTAGGTTACGATGTGATATAAACCACATTATAAACCATATGATTAGCATTGCTATCATTACATAGACTGCTATGTGGAATATTCCTCCCGGATTTGATGCTTCTAGCACTACATTGTTAAAGAATGCATTTGTATCTGTTCCCCAACCCTTAAAGAAGCTTAGAGGTATGTATATTGCATCCCAGGCTACTACTGTACAATAGTAGGATAGTATGAGAAATGTTGATGTTAACATAAACCATCCGAAGTATTCATATTTCTTATTTATTTTTCGAACTATTCTGTTTATTCCTGCCTTGAATGTGTATCCACTTCCATATTCAAAGAATAGTAATGGAATACCCATACATATGATTGAAATTATGTATGGAACTAGGAATGCTCCTCCTCCATTAGTATATGCTACGTAAGGATAACGCCATATATTACCTAATCCTACAGCTGATCCAATCATTGCAAGCAGAAAATTTAGATTACTTGACCATTTTTGTTTATCTGCTGACATAAAAAAATAATAATCTCCCTTTTTTAGTATATTTTATAATAAATCATGAAAAATTTAGAAAAAATATGTGAAAAAATATATTAGTTAATAGTTATATTTTGTTAAAACTAGATAATATAATTATACATGAATCTTCCATATATGAATAACCGAATATGAAACATTGCTGTGATATTGAAGTTATTAAAAGTAAAATATTGAATTATCATATTTAATCAAGATTATTATTAATATTTCTTTTAATGTATCTTTAAAATAATTCACCTATTTTTAATCATTAAATTATTATTAAAGCTGTCACAAACTAGTATTATGGTAATGTTTTCCTGTTTTTTCTTTTTTTTAAAAAAGATAAGTCTGTAGTATTCTTTTTATTAAATCTATTTTTATGGAAATTTTCCAGATAACCTTCTTTAAATATTATATTAAAAAAGGATTAATTGGTAAATATTAATAATAATATAAATTCTATTAGAAGATGATATAATTGAAACACCATGAAGATAAGACAAATGTTATGAGGTTATTAGAGCAGAGAAATATTCCATATAAAAGTCATTATTATAAGGATAGTGGATTAATAAGTGGAGTTGATGTAATTAATTATCTGCATGAAAACCCTAATAGTGCATATAAAACACTAGTAACAAGAAGTAAGACTGATGAAAATTACGTTTTTTTAGTACCTGTGAGTAAAGAATTAGATTTAAAATTAGCAGCAGAGGCTGTTGGTGAAAAGAAGATAAAAATGGTGAAATCAAAGGAATTATTATCATTAACAGGGTATACTCATGGTGGATGTTCTCCAATAGGAATGAAACACACTTATCCAACTATTATAGATGATAGTTCTAAGCAGTTTGAAACAATATATTTTAGTGGTGGAAAGATTGGTTATCAAGTAGAACTTAGATTAGAGGATCTTAGAAAGATTATTAATTTCAAGTTAAAACATATAACTAAATAAAAAAATTTTATCTTATGCTCATTTTGTATTTTGTTTTTTTTTATTCCTTCTTTTATTGTAGGGTATATTTATTGGAATATCTAAAAATTAGTGATAAATATAAATAAAAAAAAGGGAGGTGTTGAAAGAATAATTCTCTATTTTTATTGTAATACAAAACCACCGTTAGGTGAGATTACCTGACCCGTGAGGTAAGGTGCTTGTAAAATATATTCCAGTGCTCCTGCTATATCAGAAACATCACCTATACGACCTATAGGTATTGTTGCTGCAAGTGCATTTAATTCATCCTGGTTTACTCCACGAAGCATGTCAGTCATAATCATTCCAGGTGCAATTGCATTTACACGTACTTTACGTCCTGCAAATTCTAGTGCTAATGCCCGTACTAATCCTATTACTCCTGTTTTTGCTGCACAGTAATCAGCCTGATTTATTACTCCTGTCATACCTCCTACTGATGCTGTACATACTATTGCTGTTTCACGATCTACCATGTATGGTAATGTTAAGTGACACATGTGCATCATACTTACGAGGTTTGTGTTTATTACTCTTTCATAATCTTCTGGTTGTAAATCTATGAAATTACAGTTGTTTGTTATTCCTGCATTGTTAACTAGTGCATCTATTTTATCTCCAAATGTATCTACTACTGTTTCCACTAGTTTTTTACAGTCTTCGAATTTACTTACATCTGCTTGTATTGCTATTCCTTCTACTCCATATTTTGTTTTGATTTCTTCTATTATCTCTTCTGTTTTTTCTTTGGATGAATCACTTCTGTAGTTGATTGCTACATTATAGCCCAGTTCTCCTAATTTGAGAGCCATTGCTTTTCCTATTCCTCTTGATCCACCGGTTATTATTGCATTTTTTGACATTTTTTATTTCCTCTTAAATAGTGTTTTACTACACTTCAATATTTAGTTTTATTGTTATTATACTTTTTGATAATTTATTATGATTAATCATTATAGAAATATCAGAGTATATCTTAAAAAAGATAATTAATAAGATAATAACAGAGAACAGGCCATGAATCAAAAAAAGAAAACACTATAAACAAAAAAGAGAAATAAACTAAAATAAAATTCAATAAATACAAAAAATATAGAGAATAAAAAAAATATAACACCATATTAAAAAAGAATAATATAAAAAAAGTATTATGAATTATTAATTATTTATACAGAAAATAATTAGTCTTTGATTAATTGATTTTTAAGTTTAAGCATACTTTTTTATTTCAAAAAGTCTTTTTAACTTATATTAAAGCATATCATTTCGAAAGTATTACTTAAAATCATTTCATAATACTTAAATCTATTTCTATTTCTATAACCTACTCTTATTAATTTTAAAGTATAAAAGAAGTCTGTCTGAATTTTGCCAGGTGATTCAAGTCATATCTTATCTTTTAATAATAATTCATGATTATGTTTAAGTATGAAATTTACATCATTTTAATAGGGCTATAATTATAGTGTCTATATAAAAAAGATAAAATAGTAAAAAAAGAAGATTATTTTTTAAAAAAATAATAATAATAATAATAGTAAAAAATTATACACTACTATTATTTGTCTCTTCTGGTGGTTGTACTTCGTTAGCAAATGCTCCTCCACTGATTACTCCAGTATATGCATTTATCTCATATTCACCTACTGTTTCACCATGATATACTATTACATATAAATAGCATATATTATCACCAGATCCTATTGTTGAATGGTATACTGCTGTTGCACCATCATAGTCACCGCCACGTAGAGAATTTTCTGCTATTTGTTTTGCTTTTGCTTTAGATATGAGTTTATTATTTGGTGTGCTGTTATTTGCATTGTTTATCACTGGCTTATTTGCATTGTTTTGATTATTAGTGTTTACCGTTGTTGGCTGTGATTGACTGTTAGGATTACTACTAGTTGATACTGCCTGAGCACTGCTACTGTTTGATGATGGATTCTGGGAATTTCCACTAGTTGCAACTGTATCATTAGCTACTCCTTCTTCACCAGATGATAACAGATCTATTGTATTTGTTGAACCATCATTAACTGAAGCTAATGGATTAAATAATTTTCCAGCATCGTTAATATTATATGTTGCAGCTACCACTCCTATTAGTGCTACAATTAATATTGCTAATACTACTTTTTTATCCAATATTTTTCACCCCAATTTATTTTAGTTTGTATAGTATACTTTTAATCTCTTTACATATATATTTTATTGAATAACAGATTCAGAAACGAAAAATCAAGATTATTAGAATTTTTATAAAGTTAAATCTATCATAGTAACTTATATGCTGTTATCTTTTAGTGTTAGTTACAGTTTATATTCCTCTGATTAATTTATGTATTTCTTATTTTATGATTCTACTATACAATAAGTACACTTCTTATATGATAATATTAATCCATAATTATGTAGTTTTTTCATTATATAATTATTATTATATAACTAATTTCTTTTTTGTATATAAAACTATACTGTATACTCAAAAATAACTTAAAATATGAAACTAAATATAATAAGTTAAAAGTAATACAATAAGAAGAGGTATTTATTTAATGAGTAATAATAACAATAGAAAAATTAAAAGGGTCAACAAAAATTACAGAGCAGATTAAGACTAAAAACAATACATCAGTACACAAGAATTCCGAAATTTTTTCATTACTATAGACACCTAACCTTTAAATAGTAGGTAATACTAACATTGTAGTAAGATAACTTTGTTATGTTTGTTATCTTTTAAAAAAAATGTAGGATGAAATATATTTAACTCGTCAAAATTAGTTACATAGCTAAGTAATATCTTAGCTATATAAGTACTAGTAACACTTCTTGTCCTCAACAAGAATAATAATCTTTGAGAATACTATTTTTTGACAGCCTTTGACTAATTAAAATTATATCTTACGATGATAATCTTTACAGTTAAATGCTGTAAATTATTTAATTTGAATGGGATACTTTGTATGTATTATGAAAGATTCATGGTATATGCGTTGTATTTTTTGATTCTGATTTGACATGATACTTTCATCGTGTTTAATAAAAAGTATAACTTTTTAGCAGTATCATGTATTATTGGATAATGTTTGTAGTTTAAGTTAAATAATTTGTATTTATTAGAAATTTAGGTAGGAATGTTTTATTAAATTATATTCTTACTTAACATTGTTAATTAAATTTAATCAAACCATTATTAATATACCATATTCATAAAATATTAAACAATATTTAATATAACATTGTTAACTTAAATAATATACCAAATACAACAACAATTTAATAAAAAAAAGATTATGATCAAAAAAACATAAACACAATATCAATAAGGAGATTGAATATATGAGTCCAAAAGGAGATCATAAAAAAAATCACCCACATAAAACAGAACAAGGAACCTACAAAATAGGAAAATGTAAAAGAAGAAAAATAAAAGAAATACTAGGAATCGACCTAGAAAACAAACCGGAAGTACAGGACATAAACCTCAACACAATAACAAGCCCCAACAGAGAACAAAGAGCACACGGAACCAACATATACTATGGAAAAGCATCAAAACTACTGGATGACGCTGTAAACTCAAACATACAGATACAAGAAAGAAAATTCCAACAATCAGGAGGATGTGTACTAAACTTCTATCTAGCAGTGAGAATAAGCACAATAAGAGATGCAGTAGTAATATACAACGCACCAGTAGGATGTTCCGCCTCAGCACTAGGATACAGAGAACTATTCAGAGGAGTACCAGAAGAATTAGGAAGACCCCACAGCTACAAACTAAACTGGATGACAACAAACCTTCAACAAAATGATGTAATCTACGGAGCAGGAGAAAAACTAAGAAAAACAATACTTGAAGCAGAGGAAAGATACCATCCGAAAGCAATATTCATACTAACCTCATGTACAACAGGAATCATAGGAGAAGACATAGAAGGTACAGTAGAAGACGTACAACCAGAAGTAGAAGCTACAATAGTACCAGTACACTGTGAAGGAGTAAGAAGCAGACTGGTACAAACAGGATACGATGCATTCTGGCACGCAGTACTAAAATACCTAGTAAAAAAACCAGAGAAAAAACAAAAAGACCTGGTAAACGTGGCAAGTATGCTATCATATACATGGCAAGACAGACTAGAAATAAAAAGACTACTAGGAAAACTAGGATTAAGAGTAAACTTCATACCAGAATTTGCAACAGTAGAACAATTCGAAAGACTAGGAGAAGCAGCTGTAACAGCACCAATATGTCCGACATACACAGACTACCTTTCACGAGGATTAGAACAAAAATTCGGAGTACCATACTTTTTATATCCAGTGCCAACAGGATTTAAAAACACTGATGAATGGCTAAGACAAATAGGAAAATACACAGACAAAGAAGAAGAAGAAGTAGAAGAACTAATCAAAGAAGAACATGCAAAATGGGAACCAAAACTAAATGCAATCAAACAACAATTCATAAAAATATCCAATGAACGTAAAAATGGAGAAAAAATAAAAGTACTAGGAGCACTAGGACAAGGAAGACTAGTATCACAAATGCCATATTTCGATGAATTAGGCCTGGAAGCACCAGCAGCAATGGCACAGGACTTTGATGAACTACTAATAGATGAATTAGCAGATATCATTGAAAGAAAAGGTGACTTTGACATAATGGTTAATACATTCCAAGCAGCAGAGCAAGCAAATGTAACATCAAATATAAAACCAGATTTAACATTAACTTGTCCATTCCAAGGAGGAAGCTGGAAAAGAGATACACAAGTAACAAGAATTCACTCATTACGAGGAGATCCGGCACCAGAAAGTGCTCAGTCAGCATATTCCGGAGCAGTAGCATATGGAGAATTTTTATTACGTGCATTTATCAATAAAGCATATCAGAAAACATTATCTGAAAAAACAGAGCCAGCATATAAAGACTGGTGGTATGAACAAGAAGATCCATTATACTTTGTTGAAAACAGAGATAATACTAAAAACAATGAAGAAGAAGTATATGGTAAATAAGCAAGAGGAGCTGTTAAATTGGCAAAAAATTCAGAAGAAATCAAGAAGGAAATTAATCAGAGTAAATACCACTTAGATCCTAAAACAACTGACATTGAAAGAGAATCCGTAGAAGCTCCAAGGTACGGCTGTGCATTATCTGGAGTATATGCAACAACTCTCGGCTTAAACAATGCTATTCCTATCCTACACTCAGGAGCAGGATGTGGTGTAGCACATCTATTTGGAACACTATATCCTGGAGGACAATCCTGTGGACAAAATAAGGGAGGAACAGCAACTCCATGTTCATGTCTAGTAGAAGAACATGTGATTCTTGGTGGAGAAGAAAAATTAGATAACCTCATAGATTCCACAATAAAAATATCTAACTCTAACTTCTACGTTGTAATCTCAGGATGTGTACCATCACTAATAGGAGATGATGTAGATAGTGTAGTTGAGAATTACCAGTTCAATCATGATATTATACATGTAAATGCACCTGGATTTAAAGCACACTCCTTCGAGGGATATAATCTATTCTGGGATTCTCTTATTGAAAGTGATATATTACAGAAACAGGAAGTTGAAAAGAATACTATTAACATATTAGGAGTGCTACCTTATAATAATGTTTTCTGGAAAGGAGATTTATATGAAATAAAACAATTATTCGCAGCACTTGGTGTTAATGCAAATGTTATTTTCGGATATGGTGATGGATTAACAAATCTTAAAAATGTGCCAAAAGCAGCACTTAATGTGGTTGTAAACCCATGGTTAGGTGTAAGAGCAGCAAAAAAACTTAAAGAAAAATTTGGAACTCCTTACATAACTTTTCCAGGTATACCTATAGGTGCTAAACAAACATCATCATTTATTGATAGAGTAGGTAGAACTTTAAATATTGATGAAGTAAAATTATCTAATTTCATAAAATCAAAAGAAAAAAATTATTACCACATATTTGAAGCACCAGGGGATGCTATAATATTAAGTCGTCCTAACCAGTACTTTGCAGTTGTTGCAGATAGTGCATATGCAATTGGATATACGAAGTTTTTAACTAATGAATTAGGATATCTTCCGGATATTGTGCAGATAACAGATAATCCGCCAGTAGAGGTAAGAGAGAAGATTATTAAGGAAATCAATAATTCATTAGAATCCACAATTACTCCTGATGTAATATTTGAAGCAGATACTTATCGTATTCGAGAAAATTTAAAGGATAGACCATTTACATTCCTACTTAGTAGTTCATTAGAAGCTCCGACAGCTTCAGAGGATTTTGGTGCATGTCATGTAAGTGCAGCATTCCCTATATTAAGTAGTGCTGTTCTTGTAAATCATTATGGTGGATATTATGGTGGATTAACATTATTCGAAGATCTGGTTTCAACATTTGTAGGACCATTATAGGAAAAATAATAAGGAAGGTGATTAAATGACAAAAAGAAAACAAATAGCAATATACGGAAAAGGTGGAATAGGAAAATCAACAACAACATCAAACCTATCTGCAGCATTATCAGACCTAGGATACAGTGTAATGCAAGTAGGATGTGACCCAAAAAATGATTCAACCACAACACTCA is a window encoding:
- the ybaK gene encoding Cys-tRNA(Pro) deacylase produces the protein MKHHEDKTNVMRLLEQRNIPYKSHYYKDSGLISGVDVINYLHENPNSAYKTLVTRSKTDENYVFLVPVSKELDLKLAAEAVGEKKIKMVKSKELLSLTGYTHGGCSPIGMKHTYPTIIDDSSKQFETIYFSGGKIGYQVELRLEDLRKIINFKLKHITK
- a CDS encoding nitrogenase component 1 yields the protein MAKNSEEIKKEINQSKYHLDPKTTDIERESVEAPRYGCALSGVYATTLGLNNAIPILHSGAGCGVAHLFGTLYPGGQSCGQNKGGTATPCSCLVEEHVILGGEEKLDNLIDSTIKISNSNFYVVISGCVPSLIGDDVDSVVENYQFNHDIIHVNAPGFKAHSFEGYNLFWDSLIESDILQKQEVEKNTINILGVLPYNNVFWKGDLYEIKQLFAALGVNANVIFGYGDGLTNLKNVPKAALNVVVNPWLGVRAAKKLKEKFGTPYITFPGIPIGAKQTSSFIDRVGRTLNIDEVKLSNFIKSKEKNYYHIFEAPGDAIILSRPNQYFAVVADSAYAIGYTKFLTNELGYLPDIVQITDNPPVEVREKIIKEINNSLESTITPDVIFEADTYRIRENLKDRPFTFLLSSSLEAPTASEDFGACHVSAAFPILSSAVLVNHYGGYYGGLTLFEDLVSTFVGPL
- a CDS encoding nitrogenase component 1 is translated as MSPKGDHKKNHPHKTEQGTYKIGKCKRRKIKEILGIDLENKPEVQDINLNTITSPNREQRAHGTNIYYGKASKLLDDAVNSNIQIQERKFQQSGGCVLNFYLAVRISTIRDAVVIYNAPVGCSASALGYRELFRGVPEELGRPHSYKLNWMTTNLQQNDVIYGAGEKLRKTILEAEERYHPKAIFILTSCTTGIIGEDIEGTVEDVQPEVEATIVPVHCEGVRSRLVQTGYDAFWHAVLKYLVKKPEKKQKDLVNVASMLSYTWQDRLEIKRLLGKLGLRVNFIPEFATVEQFERLGEAAVTAPICPTYTDYLSRGLEQKFGVPYFLYPVPTGFKNTDEWLRQIGKYTDKEEEEVEELIKEEHAKWEPKLNAIKQQFIKISNERKNGEKIKVLGALGQGRLVSQMPYFDELGLEAPAAMAQDFDELLIDELADIIERKGDFDIMVNTFQAAEQANVTSNIKPDLTLTCPFQGGSWKRDTQVTRIHSLRGDPAPESAQSAYSGAVAYGEFLLRAFINKAYQKTLSEKTEPAYKDWWYEQEDPLYFVENRDNTKNNEEEVYGK
- a CDS encoding sodium-dependent transporter, producing MSADKQKWSSNLNFLLAMIGSAVGLGNIWRYPYVAYTNGGGAFLVPYIISIICMGIPLLFFEYGSGYTFKAGINRIVRKINKKYEYFGWFMLTSTFLILSYYCTVVAWDAIYIPLSFFKGWGTDTNAFFNNVVLEASNPGGIFHIAVYVMIAMLIIWFIMWFISHRNLNDGVGRFNKIFIPLLFVMMIIIVLFAVTLPGASIGIMTLLTPQPSTLTNVNIWLSAFGQILFSLSVGMCISIAYASYLPEETNIPKNALIVAISNCSFELFTAIGVFSILGFMSTTNNIPLDQLVTQGTGLAFIVFPQIFNAMGIFGYIIGPLFFLCLLFAGLTSNISVIEPIALALSEKFNFNRSKSVTITCILGILISLMFGTSMGSTLLGIFDTFANNFGVVLNVIIEIILIAWIYGIDDILANINKNATFLKLGKTWITLIKYILPVVVFIIWITGIISNMLTSDTLTTTVELILFGVLFILPLIITKLPAKTEDY
- a CDS encoding SDR family NAD(P)-dependent oxidoreductase; amino-acid sequence: MSKNAIITGGSRGIGKAMALKLGELGYNVAINYRSDSSKEKTEEIIEEIKTKYGVEGIAIQADVSKFEDCKKLVETVVDTFGDKIDALVNNAGITNNCNFIDLQPEDYERVINTNLVSMMHMCHLTLPYMVDRETAIVCTASVGGMTGVINQADYCAAKTGVIGLVRALALEFAGRKVRVNAIAPGMIMTDMLRGVNQDELNALAATIPIGRIGDVSDIAGALEYILQAPYLTGQVISPNGGFVLQ